In Gallaecimonas pentaromativorans, a single window of DNA contains:
- a CDS encoding L-serine ammonia-lyase: MISVFDMFKVGIGPSSSHTVGPMKAAKKFTEILDEQGLLANTTEVLVELYGSLGQTGIGHGTGKAVILGLAGEDPDTVNVDKIPALLAATEKDETLSLLGKHSVAFPKKGAIIFHHRKTLKKHSNAMKLVAYQGEQELLSKIYYSIGGGFIVADEDFDAEKEAAIVVADATREPYPFDSCDQLITLCEENGLSISSLVMQNELALRSRDEVEDNIWHIWQVMKACIDRGCKTEGILPGGLKVKRRAPGLYRKLVAEGDRNVDPLNTVDWVNLFALAVNEENAAGGRVVTAPTNGAAGIIPAVLAYYDKFVQKVDKELAVRYLLTAAAIGSLYKKNASISGAEVGCQGEVGVACSMAAGALAEILGASSHLVENAAEIGMEHNLGLTCDPVGGLVQVPCIERNAMGAVKAINAARLALRGSGDHKVSLDKVIKTMFDTGKDMKAKYKETARGGLAVNIIEC, from the coding sequence ATGATTTCGGTTTTTGACATGTTCAAGGTGGGCATTGGCCCCTCCTCTTCCCACACCGTTGGCCCCATGAAGGCGGCCAAGAAATTTACCGAGATCCTTGACGAGCAAGGCCTGCTGGCCAATACCACCGAGGTACTGGTGGAGCTGTACGGCTCCCTTGGCCAAACCGGTATCGGCCACGGCACCGGCAAAGCGGTGATTTTGGGCCTGGCCGGGGAAGATCCCGACACCGTCAATGTCGATAAAATCCCCGCCCTGCTTGCAGCCACTGAAAAAGACGAAACCCTCAGCCTGCTGGGCAAGCACAGCGTTGCCTTTCCCAAAAAAGGCGCCATTATCTTTCACCACCGCAAAACCCTGAAGAAACACTCCAACGCCATGAAACTGGTGGCCTACCAGGGCGAGCAGGAGCTACTGAGCAAGATTTATTACTCCATCGGCGGCGGTTTTATCGTGGCCGATGAAGATTTCGACGCCGAGAAAGAAGCGGCCATCGTGGTGGCCGACGCCACCCGCGAGCCCTACCCCTTTGATTCGTGCGATCAGCTCATCACCTTGTGTGAAGAAAACGGCCTGTCTATCTCCAGCCTGGTGATGCAAAACGAGCTGGCGCTGCGCTCCCGCGACGAGGTGGAAGACAACATCTGGCATATTTGGCAGGTAATGAAAGCCTGCATCGACCGGGGCTGCAAAACCGAAGGTATCCTCCCCGGCGGCCTTAAGGTCAAACGCCGGGCGCCTGGCCTGTACCGCAAACTGGTGGCCGAGGGTGACCGCAACGTCGACCCCTTAAACACCGTGGACTGGGTTAACCTCTTTGCCCTGGCGGTCAACGAAGAAAACGCCGCCGGTGGCCGGGTAGTGACTGCCCCCACCAACGGCGCGGCCGGCATCATCCCGGCGGTATTGGCCTACTACGACAAGTTCGTGCAGAAGGTGGATAAAGAACTGGCGGTGCGTTACCTGCTCACCGCCGCCGCCATCGGCAGCCTTTACAAGAAAAACGCTTCCATCAGCGGCGCCGAAGTGGGCTGCCAGGGCGAAGTGGGTGTGGCCTGCTCCATGGCCGCCGGGGCCTTGGCCGAGATCCTCGGTGCCAGCAGCCACCTGGTGGAAAACGCCGCCGAAATCGGCATGGAGCACAACCTCGGGCTAACCTGCGATCCGGTAGGCGGCCTGGTGCAGGTGCCCTGCATTGAGCGCAACGCCATGGGCGCGGTCAAGGCCATCAACGCCGCCCGCCTTGCCCTTCGCGGCAGCGGCGACCACAAGGTGAGCCTGGATAAGGTCATCAAAACCATGTTCGATACCGGCAAGGACATGAAGGCCAAATACAAAGAAACCGCCCGCGGCGGCTTGGCCGTGAACATTATCGAGTGCTGA
- a CDS encoding VF530 family DNA-binding protein, with the protein MSNQQPNNPLHGITLEQIVTRLEAYYGWDQLALHVNINCFKSDPSVKSSLKFLRKTPWARAEVENLFIRTFK; encoded by the coding sequence ATGAGCAATCAACAACCCAACAATCCCCTGCACGGCATCACCCTTGAGCAAATTGTCACCCGCCTGGAGGCGTATTACGGCTGGGACCAACTGGCGCTGCACGTCAACATCAACTGCTTTAAAAGCGACCCCTCGGTAAAATCCTCCCTTAAATTCTTGCGTAAAACCCCCTGGGCCCGGGCCGAGGTAGAAAACCTCTTTATCCGTACCTTCAAATAA
- a CDS encoding sulfite oxidase heme-binding subunit YedZ, protein MLLKKPLRLSRPWLLVLKTLVHLYLLGYLALTFYQAVTDQLGADPVQGLLNFTGIGTVNLLFATLTISPMARWLPCGDLMRFRRMVGLYAFAYAACHFSTYLVFELQLNFALLSSEIAKRPYILVGFSALMLLLALSITSFMAIRRKMGKRWQQLHNMVYLCLFLALLHYSWSLKTVWGDPLIYWAATLLVLYTRRQKLKNWWLSKRRKPAPVAKRAS, encoded by the coding sequence ATGCTGCTGAAAAAACCGCTGCGCCTATCACGGCCCTGGCTGCTGGTGTTAAAGACCCTGGTTCATCTGTACCTGCTGGGCTATTTGGCGCTCACCTTCTACCAGGCGGTGACCGATCAGCTGGGGGCAGATCCGGTACAAGGGCTGCTCAATTTCACCGGCATTGGCACCGTCAACCTGCTGTTTGCCACCCTAACCATCTCCCCCATGGCCCGTTGGCTGCCCTGTGGCGATCTGATGCGCTTTCGGCGCATGGTAGGGCTCTATGCCTTTGCCTACGCCGCCTGCCATTTTTCCACCTACCTGGTGTTTGAGTTGCAGCTTAACTTTGCCCTGCTTTCCAGCGAGATAGCCAAGCGGCCTTACATTCTGGTGGGCTTTAGCGCGCTGATGCTGCTGCTGGCCCTGAGCATCACCTCTTTTATGGCCATACGCCGCAAGATGGGCAAGCGTTGGCAGCAGCTGCACAATATGGTGTATCTGTGCCTGTTTTTGGCGCTGCTGCATTATTCGTGGTCACTGAAAACGGTGTGGGGCGACCCGCTTATTTACTGGGCGGCAACCCTCTTGGTGCTCTACACCCGCAGGCAAAAGCTGAAGAACTGGTGGCTCTCGAAGCGGCGTAAACCGGCGCCGGTTGCCAAGCGCGCTTCATAG
- the msrP gene encoding protein-methionine-sulfoxide reductase catalytic subunit MsrP yields the protein MARKFTPSVKLTDNDVTDESVYRQRRQFLKTLGFVGASAALSGPAQAFGLFGSDDKTPVASTQPLVFTKSAKYQTSETQTPYDKVTTYNNFYEFGTDKSDPAENAQGFKTDPWTLTIDGMVENPLTLDHGALTKRFALEERIYRMRCVEAWSMVIPWIGFELGTLIKAAKPLSSAKYVAFTTLYDPAQMPGQKSRFVGGGINYPYVEGLRLDEAMHPLTLLSVGLYGKTLPPQNGAPIRLVVPWKYGFKGIKSIVRVTLTDQQPGSTWNILAPDEYGFYANVNPHVDHPRWSQKTERRITTGGLFSTKVIPTEMFNGYQEVAPLYQGMDLKRFF from the coding sequence ATGGCGCGAAAATTTACCCCTTCAGTCAAGCTCACCGACAACGACGTTACCGACGAGTCTGTGTATCGCCAGCGCAGGCAGTTCTTAAAAACCCTGGGTTTTGTCGGCGCTTCGGCGGCCCTTAGCGGCCCGGCCCAGGCTTTTGGCTTGTTTGGCTCCGACGATAAAACCCCGGTGGCCAGTACCCAGCCGCTGGTCTTTACCAAATCGGCCAAATACCAGACCAGCGAGACCCAAACGCCCTATGACAAGGTCACCACCTACAACAACTTCTACGAGTTTGGGACTGACAAAAGCGACCCGGCCGAAAATGCCCAGGGCTTTAAAACTGACCCCTGGACCTTGACCATCGACGGCATGGTGGAAAACCCCCTGACCCTCGACCACGGCGCCCTCACCAAGCGCTTTGCCCTGGAAGAGCGCATTTACCGTATGCGCTGCGTTGAGGCGTGGTCCATGGTCATTCCCTGGATTGGTTTTGAGCTTGGTACCCTTATCAAGGCCGCCAAACCTTTGAGTAGCGCCAAGTACGTGGCCTTTACCACCCTTTACGATCCGGCGCAGATGCCGGGGCAGAAGAGCCGTTTTGTGGGCGGCGGCATCAACTACCCCTATGTGGAAGGGCTGCGCCTTGACGAAGCCATGCACCCGCTAACGTTGCTGAGCGTCGGCCTGTACGGTAAAACCCTGCCGCCACAAAACGGCGCTCCCATCCGCCTGGTGGTGCCCTGGAAGTACGGTTTTAAGGGCATCAAGTCCATAGTCCGGGTCACCCTCACCGATCAGCAGCCCGGGTCCACCTGGAACATTTTGGCGCCCGATGAATACGGCTTTTATGCCAACGTGAACCCCCATGTAGACCACCCTCGCTGGAGCCAGAAAACCGAGCGGCGCATCACCACCGGTGGCCTGTTCTCCACCAAGGTGATCCCCACCGAGATGTTCAATGGCTATCAGGAAGTGGCGCCGCTTTATCAGGGCATGGATCTGAAGAGGTTCTTCTAA